The Aquila chrysaetos chrysaetos chromosome 4, bAquChr1.4, whole genome shotgun sequence genome segment AAAGATTGCTCttcacagtttaatttttaGTACTttgatcaaaatgtttttcaatatTTGAACAAGAAATGTTGCCCTTTGGAAGAGTCTGCCAGATCTGTCAGGGCCTGTATTACTCTGATTAGTCTTACATTTCCCCTTTTGTTCATCTACCCCAGGTTTTAGGCCATTGTATCCCACtagtttttttccattccttgtAGAAAACATTCTACAAGGAAACTTATTACTACTAGGAGATGGGGAAGGACAGTGAGAAATCCTGGTCTGTTTAAAGTTGATTAAAAAATGCTATAGTGATTGTTAATGGGGCCAGGACTAGACACATGGGCAAGGCTTTGCTCCACACATAAATTCACCATGATACAGCTTAAGGGACTGGcggagagaagaagagaaaggggaggaaagttCTGCCTTGTGCCCTCTTGAATCTAGGCTGTTCTGGCTGCTAATTTAGATGCAAATGCCACCATCAGCAGTCTGCATGGATGCTAGCACTGCTTCGAAACCCCACTGAGATGCCTTCCTGGCATATCTTACTCTGATGGTATGACTTATGAGCTTAATATAGGTCCACTGCTCTCTTCCCTCATGCCGATGGCTCTCCCCTAGTTGGGTAGGAAGATTTTAGTTCCCTCCTAAGTCACCACTTGCCCATTTCAGCTGGCTAAAAGAGGCGGAATGACAAACAAGGCTCAAGCCCCTATTCTTTCATCTTAATTTTGGTGTCTTGATTTTGGTGCTAATGTGTTTTCTGGCTTGTAACAAATTACACAAGTTCCCCATGTTTCAGCTTCTTCGCCTTTGAAATGGGAATAatgatttcagctttttaatgtACTTTGAAATGTGTGGACATAAAGCACTACCAAGAGAagaagtttttattatttttttatattttgcctttttaatacAGGCTCATTCCATAAATTTATCAGCATTACCTCTCTAATGTGAACAcgtctttgttgttgttgaagaTAACTCTTCAACACTTTGCTGATAATATAGAATCTCTACCATTCCTGATAATTTCTATAAAACCTCATTCTGTCACCagcaatatatattttactgaAGGCTGTGTGTCCTTGTCTTGTCAGAAACTGCAGccttcactttcttctttcaccCATAGTTTTATGTGTACTGCAACAGCCAtgagtaatttttctttccagatccAGCATAGAGAAAAATCACTAGTTTATGGGTCAAGCTATTATTTCCTTATATTACTTTGCACTCCTCTTTTTTCTGCACTACCCTCTGTCCTTTAAATCCCTTGCTTAAAATCTCCTTGgtcatttctttatttctccactAAGCAGCCTCTGATTTTCAGGTTGGCTTCCCTGCAGGGTAGTCTATCATCTTACTTTTCCTTTACATTCTTCCATTCCGtaatcagtatttttcaatCTGTGCTGGACATCTTGTGGACTACAACTCCCAGATCTAACATGTGATTACTGGAGGTGAATCACTGTCTTTCCATGCGCAGGAAAGTGATGAGAATAACCATCCAGGAAAGTGCCAGGAAAAGTCAATGATGGGAATCAGTCATGTGTATGACATCTGGCACTGAGCAGCCACAGAGCACTCAGGGCTCCAAACTCCGGTGTGTGGGGTCAGCTGGGGAGAAACATGTCCTTAATGTCCCAGGCGGGGCCGTGGTGGGAAACAAAAGGAGACTTTGGCTCTTGCAGGTGAATGACAGCACAGTGCCGGCATTTCCCCATCAGTAGGCAGACACCCGTGGGGACATGTGGTGCCCCCAGGCCCACAGCAGGGAGGAGCTGTCTGGGCTCTGCCAAGGCTCCTTCAGAGCACACCACACAGCTCAGTGCTCAGCCTTATGCAGCCATGCAGGGGGGCAGGAGGCATCTCCACCACCACAGTGTCCAACAGCTTAGGCACCCACAGTGGTGTCCAGGTGCCCGGCACTAGGCAGCCAGTCTGCTTCGGACACAGCAGGGCCAGCTTGGGTATGTCCCACTGTGCAACCTGAGCCCAGACTGCTGAGAAAGAGCTGTGAGACAGTCAGTGGGATGCTAGAAAAACAAAGGTACAGTCAAGGGTAGGGGTGTTGAGATGGGAGTGGTCAGTTGCTCAAGGattcagaagggaaaatggCCAAGTATGAGCTCctgaaggaggaaagcagggcGGCTGGTCAGGATGAACAGCAAAGGCTGGGGTAGTGGGGTCGGTCAGGTCGCCAGCTCGAGTCACTGGTGTGGGCAGAGCGGGTGGGAGACAGCAGCTCCGTGACACCCCGACCTCACCCCTCCCCTCCCGGTGTCCCTGAGGTCAGCAAGGCTCCACGGGTGCCGCAGTGGGGAGCAGACCTCAGCCTGACAGCTCATTAAATCCTACCTGTCCTTCATGGCTGTTAGCCCATAAGTAATTGATTTACACTTCTAAGTTTCATTTCTCCCACTTGCAGAGTCTCTTTGCACATAGCTGAAAATGTCCAAACAAGCTGACCCAAAAACCTGGGCTATAACAGCCGTGTTTTTCAAGTGGTCAACAGCCCACTCTTCCACCCCTGCTCCTCCAGATGACCCTTTGCTCTAAGACGGAGGagagatttcttttgttcttgctCAGGAGCTCTAGTTACCCAAACCATGATTTCACACACTCAGACATGGGAAACAGAAGACTTTAGCAAGGATTTAATCTCCACTTGACAATTCTGGTACATCATATCACACATCTACggtttctttgtctttctgtaaatttatttacttattgtGTCTTTTATTAATGCACAATGGATGTGCATTAGTGAAGCAACCAAAGTAGAATTAAATTGCTTTCCTAGCTACTTTTGCTTTATAAATCAATAGATCTGTGACAGTAATGTGTTTTAAGCACACAGAAATGCTGGATACTTCTTTTCACAGTGAGTTGTCCAAATATTTGCTTGCTATCCTCAGAATACTTATATTCTCTAAGCAAAAAAACTatatcacttttttcttttgcactttATATAAAAGCTTAGCTTTGCCTCTTCATTCACTTCTATTGcctttgttatttttcacagaCCTGTACACAGGTccatatatttctttaatagGTTTTAAATTTTCCTGCAGCCCCTTATTATTGGCTTCCTAGCCAATTTACTTTACTCAGCAGTATGATCTATTTGAGTGGAAATGGGAAGTTTATGCGATAGTCTCCCTAGACTTCTCTGAATATATTATGCTCTGAGCCACACTGGCCGGAGTGCACCTTTACCTTAGAAGCTATGCAGTCTTGCAACACTTGCACAGGGACCACTGGAAACCCAAGGTCCTGTAACTGTGCAGGGCAAGGAATTGAAGATTCTGTGAACAAAAGATCACTGAAGGACTCTGTGGACATGTCATTAAgttgaaaggaataaaaagaataaaaatggggGAATGCTCCACTGAGGATCCCATCCAGCACTGGAAAATTTCCTGGACTGGTAAGAGCAAGCAGAGTATTTCTAACCTCATCCTTCATCAGCCCATGATGGGACGCACCATTCAGAAAGCTCATTGCAATTTTGCCTGGTTTCTCTGATGACTTCAGGGCTGGTCAGGCCCTCAGCAAGGCTACAAATACATGCATAGTTAGATGGGGTGAAACCACTTTTAGATCCGCACAAGCCTCCTTCCAATCTCATACTGAGCATAGCTTACTGAGAACAGAAAAGCCGTATACCTCTAGTTCAGATACGCATTTATAGTTGGGTCAACTGGAAGAGAGCTTCTAAGCAGGTCTAGCGCATGGTTTAAATTTAATCCCATATATCCCAACTGAGACACCTTTATCAGTCTACTGTCACATCCCATATTATCACTGTGTTACTACCATAGCCCTGCTCTGTCTCTGAAAGGACTGTATGATGTGGTAGactgcagcagagagaagaagGCTCATCAACCCTGACAGTCTACTCCAGTCTTTTATTCCTGTCCTATTGTGTGTCCATCACTCTGATTTTTAGCTCTACttagacatttttttctgtgacaaatGTTCTTACTTCCTGCTCTTGCTTGATTAATCTTTTCACCAGCTGTATTTGTGTTTGCAGAGTATGTGTTGCTATGCATTCATTTCACCACCTCCACACCTCAGAGCATTGGCAACAACCActtacattctttaaaaaaaatggtgttaaCACTTTGCATccaaagtaagaaaaagaaacatcagtgttatGGATTGTGACTAGACAATGATTTTGCTGTAAGAGTCTGTGCACTGTAGGAGGCAAAGGAGGGACAGCATCACCTGGGAAGACATATAAGAATAGACAACGCTTGGCTTGACAGAGTTGCGGTTCCCTCTGTTTGCTCCTTACTTTGTGGGATTGTAATTATTAGCAACAAATTAATATACATGCCCAACACAAGCTGGCACACAATGGGGAGGAGAGTGGGTGGCAGAGCAGCAAGACATTTGCGTGTGGTTAAATAACAAGTAACTAAGGTTCTAGCAAGCACTCAAGAATATGTGCTGTAGCTCCTGGGTTTTGAAAGATCAATGACACTGCCACTTGTTGTGCACTGACAACAATTTCCTCTCTTTGTATCAGCTATCAGAAAGAAACTGCCCACCCAAGGCCTTGGCAGATTGTGCTGGGGCCCAGGAGaggtgcttgctttcttccaggcTGCATTGCTGGGGCCAAGCACCACATTTTGTCCTGTCAGTCACTTAATTAAGACTTGTCTATCGGATGTGGCAGGTGCAGCTTGCAGTGTCAGTGGCCAATATCTGTATGTTCCTATCCTGCTGCTTCCCAAATGGAAATGTGCAATAGCCTTAAAGAGAGtttgtttctgcctttgcttttgctttaaagtaTTTGAACAATTTACAGATAGGCTTTTTTCGTTGTTTATTTGATTAGGTTTTATTTGctcctttatatttatttcaaagaggGCATTGTTACAAAAAGCTCCAAGGACAGTCTGTGCTGTTTTCCCCACTCTGTAATTTTCTCCttacaatttttcttcagagtgaATAATACACCATTCAATGCATTGAAACTGCACTCTGCTAATGGAAAGACTGCCTGGAGCTGCTTCGAAACAGTGGCCCAAACCAGCCCACAGCACTGAGCGGTCTGTGAGATGGGTACTGGGAGTCCCCTAGTATTGCTGTGTCCTGGCAAGTAATTTTGACATTCATGGGAGTTATTGCCACAAAAATTTGAATCTTCTGTGCTGGGTCTTTTGGGTCTCAGCAGGATTTGTCTTCAAAACTTTGGCTTGTTTGCCTAATGCAGTGTTTCAGAATGGGCAGAGACCTTACACAGAATCACCCTGTCCTCTGATGCCAGGACAACTCCTTCAGACAGCCTgtccttctctcttctgccttATCTGGCTCTTTTCCAGCTcgctttccctctcccctgctttCCTGCCCAGCAGCCATGCAGGCAGGTGCTGCTCACTTCTACTTCCCACGGGCATCCTCATTTCAGCTCCATGCCAAAGGTCCGTCCCTCCATGCTCTTTGCGTCCCCAGAGCCTGGTGTTTCCCCAGGAGCACAGTTATCCACATGTGATGGATCTTCAGTTCTTCCTTCTCCACGCATTATTTTCACATCCTGGTTCACTTCAGAGAAAGCACTGGCAAGAAAAGTCAGTGAGGGTTCGTACCAACCGGTCATTCATTGTATTATGTATTTTTGGcaacagtctttttttaaaagtcatgtaTGCCTGCCAGAGAAAGTGCGTGGAGAGCCTGCCAACGTGGAGCCAGCTCCTGAGTTTTTCCTGTCAGTCTTGCGGCAGCGAGTACGTTTCTTGAAGTCTTAGCTCTGGGAGTGCTGCGATCACTTGAGAATCTGATTTCACCCTTCCACGCGGCAAGTCCTGAGCTCCCGTGACTATGGGAAAAAAGCCTAGGTGATGATCGAGCCGGACACAGGCACCCGAGCAACCTCCCAAGGCTCGCCGCATTGAAGCTCCTCTCCAAACCCGTGTCAGGACCCCGGGGCTCGGAGGGGGCTGGCCGGTAAGGTTTGAACGCTGGCAGCGGGGCCCAGCAGGCAGCGGCTGCCCCTCTCCGCCCCCtctgccccggcccccggccggGAGGCgcccgcgggggcggcggcggctccctGCCCTGCCGCAGCGGCGCGGCCGCCCGCCGGCGGACTACAACTCCCAGCGTGCCGCAGccaccgcccgcccgccggcacggcccgcccgcccgcccgcccgccgcgcctcGGCACTGCCCGGctgggctgggccgggccgggccgggccgggctgggctgggctgggctcggCGCCGCCGCAGCCCGGCTGTGCCCCGGGGCGCTGGCCGCAGCGCGGtcgcggggcgcggcgggcgccGCCGGTCGCGGAGGCGGGAGGGAGGTAGGTGtgcggggcgggcagcgcggCCGGCGGGccggccgccgcgccgggcAGGTGAGAGCcccgcggggagggggaggaggcggaggcggaggaggaggaggaggcggagaaggagaaggaggaggaggcggcgtgctgctgctcctgctgctgctgctgcctgccggGGTGTGAGTGTGTGTCGGTGCGTGTCTGCGCGCCCGTAACCTCGGTGTCACTCGGGTCACACAGTTGCGTGCGGATCCAGCTACTCCCCGCGCCGGCGGGGAGCGCGTTTCCTAGCCTGGCCGGTTCCCGCTGAGGTCCCGAGAAGAGCGTGAGTGAGCAGCGTCTGCTATCGATCACGTATATGCTATAGGCGCACATGTGTTTTCTATGCATGCAACACATTTATGGGCTGCAGGCTTTTGCTAATGTCACCGGGCATTCGGCCGCGAGGGGGGATGGGGCGCAGAGGAAGGGGGTAAAAACGAATTAATTGCAGATGAGAAGTAATATCCGTCTTTGAGTCATCAGTCTTTGAGGCATAATTTCATTCCGAAAGCTCTTAATCGAACGGGAGATCTGCTATAGGAAAGCACTGCTTTTCCCATAGGATTATCAGATTTCCACCAGAGAATACAGATCCTGGATTATTGAGCTACATGGGATTTGCGTGTTTCTTTCTAATTAGTCTGTGAATCTGAgtttaaaattcttcatttggaagggggtgggggagttACTTGCTTCTAAAAGAACAGACGTCTCATTTCTCTGGCATTTTACGCAGTTATTCTGGTTATCCTGCGCTCTCTAGATGACTTACTGCCTTAATTGGACATCGGTGTCAAAGGTTGATTAGACTCCCTAATAGATTTTGGATCTGCAAGAGGATTGCAGTTTTAAATGCGTGGTTAAAACAATCGTGTTTGCCATCTCCTCTCGAACAGTTGAGGGGAAGACTGATGTATTACATTTGCGTTATCTTCTCTTTGGTTTATTAATGTATCATCATGAGGTTGtcgggtttggttttgttgttgttgttgtttttcccctctgctatttcatttgcagatgaaaaagaaatgaatgtcaGAGAGGATTTGTTTAATCATTTAACAGCTGACACAAGCCATGTCCCTAACAAAAAGTTGGTGAAAGAGTAGAAGATTTCTGGGATACAGCAGCTCCGGCACCGTGAAGCCACTTCAGCGGGTCAGGGGCAGAGTTCGCTGAAGGATGCGGTAGCCTGGGAGTCGGAGCTTGCCGGGACGAGGTCGATGGCTTGCATGGAGCTTCTCTACCTGGCCGAGGAGAGCAGGCAGGCGACCCTGGGCACCACGACGGGCTggagcctgccctgccctccctaCGAGCAGCAGCGGCGTGAGGGGGGTGAGGTGGACCCCAGAGCGGCCGCTGCCGTGGCAGCCCTGCGCTGCGAAAGGCATTGCAAGCCCTTGCAGAGGGGCCCTGTGGCTGAGCCCCCCTTGGCACCCCAGCCCTCCCCCCCGGGCACCTCGCCCCAGGAGCACCCTGCACCCCCCGgcacctcccagccctgccacccgCCCGAGCACTTGCCCGGGGAAGAGGAcggagggaagaagaaagcctGCTGCTGTGCCCAGGAACTCGAGACGTCATTCACCTACGTGGATGAAAATGTAAACCTGGAGCATGCAAGAAGTCCCCCCAGTCCTACAGGCGGCCGCTGCCAGGATGCCCCTCTGCAGCAGCGTTCCTGCAGGGAGCTACCGCCCGAGTGGGTGCACGATTCTCCTTCCCTGGTGTCCGAGGAGGACGATGCTGCCTCGGAGGTGGCAGCCGGGAAATCTGTGGACTACGGGTTCATTAGTGCCATTTTGTTCCTGGTTAGTGGCATTTTGCTGGTGATCATTTCCTACGTGGTACCCAGAGACGTGACTGTGGATCCCAACACCGTGGCTGCCCGGGAGATGGAGAGGCTGGAGAACGAGAGCGCGAGGATCGGGGCTCACTTGGACCGCTGTGTTATTGCCGGGCTGTGTCTCTTAACCCTGGGGGGAGTGGTGCTCTCGAGCCTGCTGATGATGTCCATGTGGAAAGGGGAGCTGTACCGGAGGAGCAGGTTTGCGTCCTCCAAGGAGTCTGCGAAGCTCTATGGGTCTTTCAATTTCAGAATGAAGTCTGGTGCAAACGATAATATGCTTGAGCTGTCATTAGTTGAGGAAGATGTGCTTGCCATAGATAATTAGTGTGGTCATGATTTTTAAGGCAGcatttctacaggaaaaaatgtttcattaaagaaaacagatgcgGCTAAAGATAGCTGGTGATGCAGTTTATTTGTCTGACAAGAATGGTTTTTTCTTAAGCTCTATAATCGAATGTTTGCAGTATATGAGCACTTGTTGTAAAGGGAAAACATGCCAGAGAAAATGCAACtgatataaaataatgaaaaccacTGAATAAAAAGAGATTTGTGATAAGTAGGTTCCTTAGATACTCCTTTATCCTAATATAAAACATTCCATTGCTGTAATGCCtatataattttcttattaCTCCCATATAGAACAGGAACGACCTTGACACTTTGGAAGCTGTTAATTATTGCAGTCTGCAGGATTATTAACATTCTACTTGGTAGACTGTTAAGAAGCAGGACCAATAATCAAATAGCAGGGCTAATATTTAATTGAGGGATGCTTTTTTATCCTTTAATTTTAAGCTGATCCCTTCTCTTCTACTGAGTGAGagctaagggaaaaaagaacacCGCTTGGTCGTGACTTGCCACAAACCTCCCATATTTTCAAACAATTGTACAATTAGTgatgattatttaaaatataaaataagaggCAAAGGGCAGGGAACCATATGGCTCATGGTATTGGTAGGAGACAAAAGGCTCTTTCAGCTTGAGGTCGGTGGCTCCGTTTCAGTTCAGATTAGCAATGATTGGTAGTCATTAACTTCTGATAGCTATAGTGACCCATTATAAAAGAAGTTTAGTTCCTGGTAGACAGATGTCTTTGTATGAAAACTGCCATAACTTGAATTAACTGACCTCTTGTTTGGAGTCTCAAAAGACCCAAAGAGTGAAAAGGCATGGGGATGCTGAGACTGAACACTTCTCCTTCAGTACAGATGCCAGAAGAAATTCAAGCTCAGCTGCAGGGCTTTGCTTATACTGGGGCTGTCTGCATCTTACTAGTCGTtttgaaactgcagttttatGTCACTAGGCTGTCAGCCTTCTCATAACCAGCAAGGAAAGGTCAGGAAGGAGCTTTCTGGGGCTCGTTcaataaaaaacaatttatttgtaaaaaataaattgtcaggaaaaagaaaggttaaataTCAGGCAGTTTACTGGCTGACATGGGACTCAACATAGGGGATGATCAAGGGTACATGTTGTTATTAATCGCAGTTCTGTGGCACAGTTGCCAAAAACTTGTACCACCGATTCTATTTACTTTATTATCAGCCAGTTTCTGTGGAGCATTAAAGTTGTGTTCTTGCAGTGCCGAGAAAACCAACAAAGACTGTGGTATGCACTGCTGTCAGTTCTTACTGAACAGTGttaacatatatatgtatattaatatatatatggCTGCCAAAGCCAAACATGAGTGAAGAGCTCTGTCTGTACAGTTCCTGACTGCAGTCTTAGTAGAAACATGTGATTCACTGTTATAGCCTTGTCAGTCATCAGTTAAGTCTCAAATATCGGgaatatcaaatattttttaaattatagtttttttccccactgtgaCATACCTGAGAAGAGTTCTCTTGGGAAGGGGGGAGGAGATCTCCTTGGTGCCCCCTTTACCCAGGATTATGTGGCAGCACAAGGTTCTTCAGAATAACAAGCGGCAGGTGGAAATGTGGGGTCCTCATGCGGAGAGACTGAATGCTATTTTGCCACCTGGTTCCTCATTCCCTCTTCTCTGGCTGTTCATGTCAGGAGACACATGCAGCACCCGAGTCTGGCACTCACCTAGTTCAGTCCCTCCTGCTTGCCGGCTGCCGGTGCTGGTGTGGGTGCCTTCGACCGAGGGCCCGAGGAGCTGCGCTGCTCCAGGTTCATACCTTAGGTCACTGTAAGTAGCATTTTGTGGTACCCAGGCTTTAATGTTGGCCCTGCAAAAGAGATGCTGCTTCTGATATTACCTGCTCTAACCGCCGCTTTAGTTCAGTGTTATTTGGTAGTTAAATGAGCAGCGTTATTaggtggtgctgctgctgcctagTAGGTGATTTTGCCAGTTTATGTCATGATACGGAGCATGTTTGCGGGCAGGAACTCGACAGTGGCCAGCGTCTCCACAGTAGTCTTTGGAGAGCTTACATCCCTCTGGATGTGTCATCAGGGATTCAGGATTGAATTTCTAGGGTAAATAAATGGAATAGCTTCCAGATGTAAGGAGGAGCCTTCAGCCTGTTGTGATCGGTGAGAGTGAGGAAGGAAACAGCCTGAGGAGCAGGACATGGAGGAGAAAGGCTCCTCCTTAGCGGCCCTTTGCCTGCTGGTAGGTATGAGGACACTGCCTGCAGGGCTTGACACACAGCTCGGCTCAAGGTGGGGCGGTGGGGACAGCACTGCCTCCTGTCCTGCCCTGAGGACACGAAGGGGCTGGCTGTGGCCTCCAGAGGTCCAGGGAAAGCTGTGCCAAGCGAGAGGGCAGACAGTGCTGAGCTGGGGGCAGCAAGACggtgtggggcaggggacagaTGTCGCAGGGGGTGAAAACCCTTTCACCAGCCAGGGTCCCTAACGGGAATCACTGTACTCACCTACACAACAAAAGCTCTAAAACTGAGGCTGGTGGTTTTGAGagccattatttttattttttaatgatacGTATGCATAAAATTGGAGTACATTCCATTATTGCAGAAAGATGACAGCTAAAGCTGTAAGGATCACAGATTTCTTGTAGGAACGATGGCATGCCTTAATGCCGATTATTAGCACTAGAAAAAGGAACGCTCCCCTGACTGTCAGTATGTTATTATCAAGTGAGAAGTTTTCTGACACTTTGTAAAATGCCTGTCACAGATTATGAGCCTGCAATACTTAAATGAACCCTCAAATTTTCCCTGAGCATTTTAAGGAAACGGAAGTCAACCTAATAATCTAAATATATACTGCAGAAGCGTGAGGagtaagaaaatttaagtaACAGCACTAACacagtttctttattttggtgTTAGTGTGTGCtaagaaagaggcagaggaaggcCTTCAGAGTGCAGGAGTTTAGCAGATAAAAACTCTCAGGACATTTCTCTGATCACCCAACAAGTTACCTTTACAAATTACAGGACTGTGTGGGTTGGTGGTACGATATAAAACCTCTGGACTCTCAGGTTCTCATGCTGTGCGGTGCGACAGAGATCAAAACACTTGCTGTCTGGTGGCCGATGGTGGAAAATGAATGTATTAGCCCGCTGCCCGGTGAATGTGCCTTTGTGTCGTTCACCTCGCATGAGGCGGTACCAAAGGCTGGGGCCAAGGGAAACTAATTGCCCTCTCCTGCACCCTTGCAATTTGATTTCCCCTGCTCAAAATTTGAATGCTTTAAGGGTACAAGCATGAGGAaattcccccctctcccccccgccccgggctaAAGTTGTCACATGGATCATTGGAGAGCTTACTTGTTTGGGGATGTAAATTTTGGGGCATACCAGGTGGGTTTTAGGTGCCCCCTGGAGTACCTCAGAAACATATCGGGATTTGTGTGGTCAGTCAGTTTATTTCTGACAGACCCTAACAGCGAAATGTGACACTTTCCCATTTTCTACCTCATGACACGTCTGCGGGCCGGGCTCTGCCCTGGCCTCTGCCTTCCC includes the following:
- the TMEM74 gene encoding transmembrane protein 74, encoding MACMELLYLAEESRQATLGTTTGWSLPCPPYEQQRREGGEVDPRAAAAVAALRCERHCKPLQRGPVAEPPLAPQPSPPGTSPQEHPAPPGTSQPCHPPEHLPGEEDGGKKKACCCAQELETSFTYVDENVNLEHARSPPSPTGGRCQDAPLQQRSCRELPPEWVHDSPSLVSEEDDAASEVAAGKSVDYGFISAILFLVSGILLVIISYVVPRDVTVDPNTVAAREMERLENESARIGAHLDRCVIAGLCLLTLGGVVLSSLLMMSMWKGELYRRSRFASSKESAKLYGSFNFRMKSGANDNMLELSLVEEDVLAIDN